The following coding sequences are from one Paracoccus alcaliphilus window:
- a CDS encoding DUF2244 domain-containing protein, with protein sequence MPYQWTETAPDVSGAVSHRLLLWPYRSLPRRGFVWFIGVTAVLLGLPMVALLGSSALWGLLPFEVLAVVGIWLALQHSYRSGETREELRLSASRLYLRRTDPGQPPREWETNTYWVRAMLRPGPVEDYLTLSDGKREIELGGFLTPEERRQLLGELQQRLVALR encoded by the coding sequence ATGCCTTATCAATGGACAGAGACGGCCCCGGATGTTTCCGGGGCCGTTTCACATCGGCTGCTGCTGTGGCCCTATCGTTCGCTGCCCCGGCGCGGTTTCGTCTGGTTCATCGGCGTGACCGCCGTGCTGCTGGGGCTGCCGATGGTGGCGCTGCTGGGCAGCAGCGCGCTGTGGGGGCTGTTGCCCTTCGAGGTGCTGGCCGTTGTCGGCATCTGGCTGGCGTTGCAGCACAGCTATCGCAGCGGAGAGACGCGCGAGGAACTGAGGCTGTCGGCTTCGCGGCTGTATCTGCGCCGGACCGATCCCGGCCAGCCGCCGCGCGAATGGGAGACCAACACCTATTGGGTGCGCGCCATGCTGCGGCCAGGCCCGGTCGAAGATTATCTGACGCTGAGCGACGGCAAACGCGAGATCGAACTGGGCGGGTTTCTGACGCCGGAAGAGCGGCGGCAGTTGCTGGGTGAGTTGCAGCAGCGGCTGGTGGCGCTGCGATAG
- the ctaD gene encoding cytochrome c oxidase subunit I produces the protein MADAAAHGHDDHHDQRGFFTRWFMSTNHKDIGILYLFTAGVVGLISVAFTVYMRMELQHPGVQYMCLEGARLIADASAECTPNGHLWNVMITYHGVLMMFFVVIPALFGGFGNYFMPLHLGAPDMSFPRLNNLSYWMYVAGVALGISSLFAPGGSEQLGSGVGWVLYPPLSTNEGGYSMDLAIFAVHVSGASSILGAINIITTFLNMRAPGMTLFKVPLFAWSVFITAWLILLALPVLAGAITMLLMDRNFGTNFFNPAGGGDPILYQHILWFFGHPEVYIIILPGFGIISHVIATFSKKPIFGYLPMVLAMAAIGVLGFVVWAHHMYTVGMSLTQQAYFMLATMTIAVPTGIKVFSWIATMWGGSVEFKTPMLWAFGFLFLFTVGGVTGVVLSQAPLDRVYHDTYYVVAHFHYVMSLGAVFGIFAGVYYWIGKMSGRQYPEWAGKLHFWMMFIGANLTFFPQHFLGRQGMPRRYIDYPVEYAVWNNISSLGAYLSFASFLFFIGIVFYTLFAGKRVTENNYWNEHADTLEWTLTSPPPEHTFEQLPKREDWDRSHAH, from the coding sequence ATGGCAGACGCAGCCGCTCATGGCCACGATGACCATCACGACCAACGCGGGTTCTTCACCCGCTGGTTCATGTCCACCAATCACAAGGACATCGGCATCCTCTATCTGTTCACGGCGGGTGTGGTCGGCCTGATTTCGGTCGCCTTCACCGTCTATATGCGGATGGAGCTGCAACATCCGGGTGTGCAATACATGTGCCTTGAAGGCGCGCGCCTGATCGCCGACGCATCGGCGGAATGCACCCCCAACGGCCATCTGTGGAACGTCATGATCACCTATCACGGGGTGCTGATGATGTTCTTCGTGGTGATTCCGGCGCTGTTCGGGGGCTTCGGCAACTATTTCATGCCGCTGCATCTGGGCGCCCCGGACATGAGCTTTCCGCGGCTGAACAACCTGTCCTATTGGATGTATGTCGCGGGTGTGGCGCTTGGCATCTCGTCGCTGTTCGCCCCCGGCGGGTCCGAGCAGCTGGGTTCCGGCGTGGGCTGGGTGCTTTATCCGCCGCTGTCCACCAACGAGGGCGGCTATTCGATGGATCTGGCGATCTTCGCCGTCCACGTCTCGGGTGCCTCGTCCATTCTGGGCGCGATCAACATCATCACCACCTTCCTGAACATGCGCGCCCCCGGCATGACGCTGTTCAAGGTGCCGCTGTTCGCCTGGTCGGTCTTCATCACCGCATGGCTGATCCTGTTGGCGCTGCCGGTGCTGGCCGGTGCCATCACCATGCTGCTGATGGACCGCAATTTCGGCACCAACTTCTTCAACCCCGCCGGTGGCGGTGACCCGATCCTGTATCAGCATATCCTGTGGTTCTTCGGCCACCCGGAAGTGTATATCATCATCCTGCCCGGCTTCGGCATCATCAGCCATGTCATCGCCACCTTTTCGAAGAAGCCGATCTTCGGTTACCTGCCGATGGTGCTGGCCATGGCGGCGATCGGGGTGCTGGGCTTCGTCGTCTGGGCGCACCACATGTACACCGTCGGCATGTCGCTGACCCAGCAGGCCTATTTCATGCTGGCCACGATGACCATCGCCGTGCCCACCGGCATCAAGGTTTTCAGCTGGATCGCGACGATGTGGGGCGGTTCGGTCGAGTTCAAGACGCCGATGCTCTGGGCCTTCGGCTTTCTGTTCCTGTTCACCGTCGGCGGCGTGACCGGCGTGGTGCTGTCGCAGGCGCCGCTGGACCGCGTTTACCACGACACCTATTACGTTGTGGCGCATTTCCACTATGTGATGTCGCTTGGCGCGGTCTTCGGGATCTTCGCCGGTGTCTATTACTGGATCGGCAAGATGTCGGGCCGGCAATATCCGGAATGGGCGGGCAAGCTGCATTTCTGGATGATGTTCATCGGTGCGAACCTGACTTTCTTCCCGCAGCACTTCCTGGGCCGTCAGGGGATGCCGCGCCGTTACATCGACTATCCGGTCGAATATGCGGTCTGGAACAATATCAGCTCGCTTGGCGCCTATCTGTCCTTCGCCTCGTTCCTGTTCTTCATCGGCATCGTGTTCTACACCCTGTTCGCGGGCAAGCGCGTGACCGAGAACAACTATTGGAACGAGCATGCCGATACGCTGGAATGGACCCTGACCTCGCCCCCGCCGGAGCATACCTTCGAGCAACTGCCCAAGCGCGAGGACTGGGACCGCAGCCACGCGCATTAA
- a CDS encoding DUF3008 family protein, whose amino-acid sequence MPAQSKAQQRAAGAALSAKRGETKAGDLKGASKDMYDSMSESELEELAATDHDQLPEHKTPD is encoded by the coding sequence ATGCCCGCACAATCCAAGGCCCAGCAACGCGCCGCAGGTGCCGCCCTTTCCGCCAAGCGCGGCGAGACGAAGGCCGGCGACCTCAAGGGCGCATCAAAGGACATGTATGACAGCATGTCCGAATCAGAGCTCGAGGAACTGGCCGCGACCGACCACGACCAACTTCCCGAACACAAAACCCCGGACTGA
- the lipB gene encoding lipoyl(octanoyl) transferase LipB, with product MVEWIISDGLTGYDEALAFMEARVAAIGAGDADELIWLVEHPPLYTAGTSAKPADLLEARFPVHAAGRGGQYTYHGPGQRIVYVMLDLNRRGRDIRAFVAGLEAWVIDALSRFNLTGEIREGRVGVWVARPDKPPLPDGAGREDKIAAIGVKLRRWVSFHGISINVEPDLTHYAGIVPCGISGHGVTSLVDLGLPVGMADLDLALKDSFGAHFP from the coding sequence ATGGTGGAATGGATCATCAGCGACGGCCTGACCGGCTATGACGAGGCGCTGGCCTTCATGGAGGCGCGCGTGGCCGCGATTGGCGCCGGTGACGCCGATGAACTGATCTGGCTGGTCGAGCATCCCCCGCTCTATACCGCCGGGACCAGCGCGAAGCCCGCCGATCTGCTGGAGGCGCGCTTTCCCGTCCATGCGGCGGGGCGCGGCGGGCAATATACCTATCACGGGCCGGGGCAACGCATCGTCTATGTCATGCTGGATCTGAACCGGCGCGGCCGCGACATCCGTGCCTTCGTCGCCGGCCTGGAGGCATGGGTGATCGACGCCCTGTCGCGGTTCAACCTGACCGGAGAGATTCGCGAGGGCCGGGTCGGCGTCTGGGTGGCGCGCCCCGACAAGCCCCCCCTGCCCGACGGCGCGGGCAGAGAGGACAAGATCGCGGCGATCGGGGTCAAGCTGCGCAGATGGGTCAGCTTTCACGGCATCTCGATCAATGTCGAACCGGATCTGACGCATTACGCCGGGATCGTGCCTTGCGGAATCAGCGGCCACGGCGTCACCAGTCTGGTCGATCTGGGCCTGCCGGTCGGCATGGCGGATCTGGATCTGGCGCTGAAGGACAGCTTTGGGGCGCATTTTCCCTGA
- a CDS encoding DsbA family protein, translating into MPTRRLFLASGAALSLTALPVLSQGADRPNPMPEELRQALERDPTAPVLGNPDGDITLTEFFDYNCPFCRKMMPVIQRLISADPQLRVVYREVPVFGEGSDFAARASLASLQQGKYWQFHAALMGMKDRAAEASVMRVARRVGLDEAKLREDMEAQPVIRHIATSMELAEHMGLMGTPTFIAGDEALFGEISLSEMQDLIARARATLG; encoded by the coding sequence ATGCCGACCCGTCGCCTTTTTCTTGCCAGCGGAGCCGCGCTGAGCCTGACCGCGCTGCCGGTCCTGTCGCAAGGTGCCGACCGCCCGAACCCGATGCCCGAGGAATTGCGGCAGGCGCTGGAACGCGATCCGACCGCGCCGGTTCTGGGCAACCCCGATGGCGACATCACCCTGACCGAATTCTTCGACTACAACTGTCCCTTCTGCCGCAAGATGATGCCGGTGATCCAGCGGCTGATCTCGGCCGATCCGCAGCTGCGGGTGGTCTATCGCGAGGTGCCGGTGTTCGGCGAAGGGTCGGATTTCGCTGCCCGCGCCTCTCTGGCATCGCTGCAACAGGGCAAATACTGGCAATTCCATGCCGCGCTGATGGGGATGAAGGACCGCGCCGCCGAAGCATCGGTCATGCGTGTCGCCCGCCGGGTCGGGCTGGACGAGGCGAAGCTGCGCGAGGATATGGAGGCGCAACCTGTCATCCGACATATCGCCACCTCGATGGAGCTGGCCGAGCATATGGGCCTGATGGGCACCCCGACCTTCATCGCAGGCGACGAGGCCCTGTTCGGTGAAATCAGTCTGTCCGAAATGCAGGACCTGATCGCCCGCGCCCGCGCCACATTGGGCTGA